AGACTGAAAAAAGCAGGAGTTGAAAAGTCTGATGAGATCATGCCCCTTATGATTGAAGGCGGCCTTGAGCTGAAGCCCGAGAAATTGGCAACGCTTCCTTATGAACAGTTTATCGATGAACTTCGTAAAACTGACTACTGGGATGCAATTTCAAGTGTCGCGGGTCTGGAAACGGCTTCTCTGACTACTGTTGAAAGCAGGCTCACAAGGTTCTATCTTGAATCTGCAACCACTTATTCGCATGTATCTCCGATCTCAATTGTACCTATTATGGACTATATTATCCATAAAAATAATGAGGTCAACAACCTCCGGATTATTTTCAGAGGTAAGGAGGCTGGCCTCGATGATACACTAATTAAAGACCAGTTGGTGGTTATCTAATGGAATTGGCAGTGATCGGAAAGAGCGAGTTTGTCACGGGGTTCAGGCTGGCTGGTATCAGAAAAGTATATGAAGTCACTGATACCCCAACCACCGAGTCCGCGGTAAAATCGGTGCTTGAAGATAAGAGTATCGGGATTCTTGTAATGCATAATGATGACATTGGTAATCTGCCGGAAATTTTAAGGAGAAACTTGAATGAGTCTGTCCAGCCTACAGTAGTAGCCCTCGGAGGCAGCGGAACAGGCTCAATGAGTTTAAGAGATAAAATAAAACAAGCGGTAGGTGTTGATCTGTGGAAGTAAAAGGTGAAATTTATCGTGTGGCTGGGCCTGTCGTCACCGCTATCGGCTTGGATGCAAAGATGTATGACCTTTGCAAAGTCGGTAACGAAGGGCTGATGGGTGAAGTCATCCAGATAGTAGGTGGCAAGACCATCATCCAGGTTTACGAAGAGACAGGAGGCGTCAGACCAGGGGAGCCCTGTGTAACTACAGGTATGTCTCTGGCAGTAGAGCTCGGTCCGGGCCTTCTTTCCAGTATTTATGATGGAGTTCAGAGGCCACTGCATGTCCTGCTTGAAAGGACGGGCGGGTTCATCAAGAGAGGTGTCACTGCAGATGGGCTTGACCACAAAAAAATATGGGAGTTTAAGCCTGTTGCCAGAAAGGGAGATTTCGTAAAAGGCGGAGAAGTGATCGGTGTTGTTCAGGAAACAGTAAATATTGAACACAAGATCATGATGCCGCCGGACAAGTCGGGCACAATCGCCGACATAAAGAGCGGAAACTTCACTGTTCTAGATACCATCTGTACCTTAACTGACGGGACAGAGTTGCAAATGATGCACAGATGGCCAGTCAGAAGACCAAGACCGGTAAAGAGAAAACTTACTCCTGAAA
The genomic region above belongs to Methanosarcina horonobensis HB-1 = JCM 15518 and contains:
- a CDS encoding V-type ATP synthase subunit F, which produces MELAVIGKSEFVTGFRLAGIRKVYEVTDTPTTESAVKSVLEDKSIGILVMHNDDIGNLPEILRRNLNESVQPTVVALGGSGTGSMSLRDKIKQAVGVDLWK